Proteins from one Anopheles nili chromosome 2, idAnoNiliSN_F5_01, whole genome shotgun sequence genomic window:
- the LOC128721662 gene encoding neurofibromin, whose protein sequence is MATQKPGEWANSLLARFEEQLPYRTGPHGTQARLSIDETMNCLIQISRYRFSLVISGLTKMLQRVNEIFIILQFQPPACRGHEPERCCYDSLIIILETLERCLSGQSKDTARFEEAMNVKLLLREICQFIDIQNENNQNATSLKALASKVLFALSQNHFGAVFNRISARLQELSTCAEENPDYSDIELIQHIDLDVHRLTKLLTETIQKFKSLKKSAHMILLSSLEKALWNWIEFHPKEFEDLQRNPNDELSKCCETFFDILDSYSENKKARAAVWPLQIMLLILSPKVLEEIVNADSGAPCSPRHLKKKHFMEGIKKGLGTHASSKQSTESAAIACVKLCKASTYININDSNNVTFQLVQSVINDLKALLFNPAKPFSRGQGFNFQDIDLMIDCWVSCFRIKPHNNEALKVCLSLNSPPAYHFVIVSSLLKIVTQARLPWWPQIDLVYARSGELRGLFTDTLNKATQGYIAHTPLRMITSLTLKSKDAQSRLTRPDEGPAHKALLLLMVRLIHADPMLLLNSLGKAGHEVQSSTLELINGLVSLVHQPTMPDVAQEAMEALLALHSPDKIEVWNPEAPINTFWDVSSQVLFSISQKLIQHQIANYTDVLKWLREILICRNTFLQRHKDYANVGSQIAICRQAHIKLEVVFFMYLWSVDLDAVMVSLSCFGLLCEEAEIRSGSDELTVGFILPNYHLYQELSHTSATLTSPQNAESRYSFFEHMHGRVTLQRNIMSLLRKIEHCVNGVQPAWEETFRNWEVTSKLLQNYPKGKPEECQAEVFHRSMGKRRASHQSSEHDLEEQITEWANMTWFLLALGGVCLQKPRNQRQAAQGYNLPIGTAGPSLMQSTTSLSSSSSGRGSMHPIMGSLVSSIGPGSSQEVQYCPVTQFIGQLLRLLVCNNEKFGPQIQKHVKELVGQEMSAQLYPILFDQIRSIVEKFFDQQGQVVVTDINTQFIEHTIYIMKSVLDGRQSKDQNDQPANAEHLGVTSIENLMLAIVRYVRHLDMTVHAIHIKTKLCQLVEVMMKRRDDLAFRQEMKFRNKLVEYLTDWVMGTSHQIAPPGSGDVTVITRDLDQACMEAVAALLRGLPLQPEESDRGDLMDAKSALFLKYFTLFMNLLNDCVDGSEADKDTNNPPLLPPRPRVAAGKLTALRNATIQAMSNLLSANIDSGLMHSIDLGYNPDLQTRAAFMEVLTQILQQGTEFDTLAESVMADRFEQLVQLVTMISDKGELPIAMALASVVTTSQMDELARVLVTLFDAKHLLSPLLWNMFYREVEVSDCMQTLFRGNSLGSKIMAFCFKIYGASYLQGLLEPLIRPLLDEPTSSFEVDPARLEPSEDIEENRKNLIALTQKVFDAIVNSADRFPPQLRSMCHCLYQVLSKRFPNLLQNNIGAVGTVIFLRFINPAIVSPQELGIVGKQVPTQIKRGLMLMSKILQNIANHVEFSKEQHMLCFNDFLRAHFEAGRRFFIQIASDCETVDQTSHSMSFISDANVLALHRLLWSHQERIGDYLSSSRDHKAVGRRPFDKMATLLAYLGPPEHKPVDSHLLFSSYARWSSIDMSSTNFEEIMVKHQMHEKEEFKTLKSMNIFYQAGTSKAGNPVFYYIARRYKIGETNGDLLIYHVILTLKPFCHSPFEVVIDFTHTCSDNRFRTEFLQKWFYVLPEVAYENLYAAYIYNCNSWVREYTKFHDRILAPLKGCRKLIFLDSPAKLNDVIDPEQQKLPGATLSLDEDLKVFNNALKLSHKDTKVAIKVGPTALQITSAEKTKVLAHSVLLNDVYYASEIEEVCLVDDNQFTLSIANESSQLSFIHNDCDNIVQAIIHIRNRWELSQPDSVTVHQKIRPKDVPGTLLNMALLNLGSSDPNLRTAAYNQLCALTATFDLKIEGQLLETQGLCIPSNNTIFIKSVSETLATNEPHLTLEFLEECIQGFQRSTIELKHLCLEYMTPWLANLVRFCKPSDEGKRQKQVALILEKLINLTIEQKEMYPSIQAKIWGSIGQIPELIDMVLDNFIHKSVSSGLGSPQVEIMADTAVALASANVQLVAKKVIGRLCRVMDKTCHSPTQYLEQHMMWDDIAILARYLLMLSFNNCLDVARHLPYLFHTVTFLVCTGSLSMRASTHGLVINIIHSLCTCTKPSFSEETQRVLRLSLDEFSLPKFYLLFGISKVKSAAVTAFRSSCRHPNDRWLGNERVSQAPPADRERLALPSLEVITEALLEIMEACMRDIPDCDWLQTWTSLAKSFAFCFNPALQPRALIVFGCISKSITDQDVKQLLRILVKALESFNDIILLEALVMCLTRLQPLLRPESPIHRALFWVAVSVLQLDESTLYAAGLALLEQNLHTLNSQQLFDNQNIADVMMATREPLEWHFKQLDHAVGLSFKSNFHFALVGHLLKGFRHPTPTTVSRTSRVLTMLLGIIAKPHRRDKFEVTPDSVAYLTALVCFSEEVRSRCHVKHAVPRWPVESGASGDSASGSSSDPSAPNSAGGGPLSGGSGSAGSGASGGHSVRRQKSWDMLDQSAIQYARQSHKVQQHQEPVVIRGKSWRSLDSAHNPHLGMISHSSFVTHGTTPNNNNNNNMINMNNNTSNPTNNITTTGMPNLNNSSILSNISSNTNNCSTASSPFAASPATSAGAGGAIGIGAYQSQRSDFRNRRSSSEPVNHGQMVLMNPNIAKLIALNQGHTPAYGYYGGGAGSSAIGVVHGTAAVQQQQLPVTGCILPPPASPLPSSASGGVATDEESPEPAGAKQGAKDETENFIVDCLQDISSIKIARMLFKTHRSFSVPTTKERLGKSTRIANRQKERGSRSSVSNESNVLLDPEVLPDSSTQALVLTVLATLVKYTTDEAETRVLYQYLAEGSIVFPKVFPVIHSLLDQKVNNVLSVSNDQIVLASVQSIIQNMLASEDASQQPLHFLQSCGFGGLWRFAGPFTKYNMMVESSELFVNFLEAMVETCLPVEENTPMPPSPRPYNLSSSLSSLTLGSPTDKAFSSESLDHDGFSGSVSSLRRASCSKARTGTKHRFIDSPTHNI, encoded by the exons CTTCCTTATCGCACTGGCCCACACGGCACCCAGGCGCGGCTCAGCATTGACGAAACGATGAACTGCTTGATTCAGATATCCCGCTATCGGTTTTCGCTGGTGATCTCGGGTCTGACAAAAATGTTGCAGCGCGTCAACGAAATT TTCATAATCTTACAGTTTCAACCGCCTGCCTGTCGCGGTCATGAGCCGGAACGCTGCTGCTACGATTCGCTGATCATCATCCTGGAGACACTCGAACGGTGTCTATCCGGTCAGTCAAAGGATACGGCCCGCTTTGAGGAGGCCATGAACGTCAAGTTGCTGCTCCGAGAAATATGCCAGTTTATCG ACATTCAAAATGAGAACAATCAAAATGCCACCTCACTGAAGGCGCTCGCCTCGAAGGTGCTATTTGCGTTATCGCAAAACCACTTCGGAGCGGTGTTCAATCGCATCTCGGCTCGGTTGCAGGAGCTGAGTACCTGTGCCGAGGAAAACCCTGATTATAGCGACATCGAGCTGATCCAGCACATCGATCTGGACGTGCATCGTTTGACGAAACTACTCACTGAAACGATCCAGAAGTTCAAATCGCTAAAGAAATCCGCACACATGATCCTGCTCAGCTCGCTCGAGAAAGCGCTCTGGAATTGGATCGAGTTTCACCCGAAGGAGTTCGAGGATCTGCAGCGCAACCCAAATGACGAGCTGAGCAAGTGCTGCGAAACGTTCTTCGACATACTGGATTCATACTCAGAGAACAAGAAGGCACGGGCCGCCGTCTGGCCGTTGCAGATTATGTTACTGATACTCAGCCCGAAAGTGTTGGAAGAGATCGTGAATGCGGACTCGGGAGCGCCATGCTCGCCAAGGCACCTCAAAAAGAAACACTTCATGGAAGGCATCAAGAAAGGACTCGGAACGCACGCCTCCTCGAAGCAGTCAACCGAGTCGGCGGCTATTGCATGCGTGAAGTTGTGCAAAGCGTCCACATACATCAACATCAATGATTCGAACAACGTCACCTTCCAGCTGGTGCAGAGCGTAATCAACGACCTGAAGGCGTTACTGTTTAACCCTGCGAAACCGTTCTCCCGCGGACAGGGCTTTAATTTCCAGGACATCGATCTCATGATAGACTGCTGGGTGTCTTGCTTCCGCATTAAACCGCACAACAACGAGGCGCTGAAGGTGTGCCTCAGTCTCAACTCGCCACCGGCTTACCATTTTGTGATCGTTAGCTCGCTGTTGAAAATCGTCACTCAAGCTCGTTTGCCCTGGTGGCCACAGATTGATCTCGTATACGCTCGATCGGGCGAGCTGCGAGGTCTCTTTACGGACACGTTGAACAAAGCTACCCAGGGTTACATCGCGCACACTCCGCTGCGTATGATCACGTCACTGACGCTCAAATCCAAAGACGCCCAAAGTCGCCTGACCCGGCCTGATGAGGGACCGGCTCATAAggcgctgctgttgctgatggtgcgCTTGATCCATGCCGATCCCATGCTGCTGCTAAACAGCCTAGGAAAAGCAGGCCACGAAGTGCAAAGCTCAACGTTGGAGCTAATCAACGGACTCGTGTCTCTCGTACATCAACCAACGATGCCAGACGTCGCGCAGGAAGCGATGGAAGCTCTGCTCGCGCTTCACTCGCCCGATAAGATCGAGGTATGGAACCCAGAGGCTCCGATCAACACTTTCTGGGACGTCAGCTCACAGGTGTTGTTCTCGATCTCGCAAAAGCTAATCCAGCACCAGATTGCGAACTACACGGATGTGCTCAAGTGGCTCCGGGAGATTCTGATCTGCCGCAATACCTTCCTGCAGCGGCACAAAGATTACGCGAATGTGGGCAGCCAGATTGCGATCTGCCGTCAGGCGCACATCAAACTTGAGGTCGTGTTTTTCATGTATCTTTGGTCGGTCGATCTCGACGCGGTGATGGTGTCTCTGTCGTGCTTCGGGCTTCTGTGCGAAGAAGCCGAAATACGGTCCGGATCGGACGAGCTGACGGTGGGCTTCATTCTGCCGAACTACCACCTCTACCAGGAGCTGTCGCACACGTCGGCAACGCTAACGTCACCGCAAAATGCCGAATCACGGTACAGCTTCTTCGAGCACATGCATGGCCGTGTGACGCTGCAACGGAACATCATGTCCTTGCTACGTAAAATCGAACACTGCGTCAACGGTGTGCAGCCTGCTTGGGAGGAAACGTTTCGCAACTGGGAGGTCACGAGCAAGCTACTGCAGAACTATCCCAAAGGCAAGCCTGAAGAGTGCCAGGCAGAAGTTTTCCATCGCAGCATGGGCAAGAGACGAGCGAGTCACCAGAGTTCGGAACACGACCTCGAGGAGCAAATTACCGAGTGGGCCAATATGACGTGGTTCCTGCTGGCGCTAGGTGGAGTCTGTCTACAGAAACCGCGCAACCAGCGGCAAGCGGCACAGGGCTACAACCTTCCAATAGGGACCGCGGGTCCGTCGTTGATGCAATCTACGACCTCACTCTCCAGCTCCAGTTCCGGCCGCGGGTCAATGCATCCGATCATGGGCTCACTGGTGTCGTCGATTGGTCCGGGCAGCAGCCAAGAAGTGCAGTATTGCCCCGTGACCCAATTCATCGGGCAACTGTTGCGGTTACTCGTGTGCAACAACGAAAAGTTTGGTCCTCAAATCCAGAAGCACGTGAAGGAGCTGGTCGGGCAGGAGATGTCTGCCCAACTGTACCCGATACTGTTCGATCAGATCCGTTCGATTGTGGAAAAATTCTTCGATCAGCAGGGTCAGGTGGTCGTAACGGATATTAATACCCAGTTCATCGAGCACACGATTTACATCATGAAGTCTGTGCTGGACGGTCGCCAGAGCAAGGATCAAAACGATCAGCCAGCCAACGCGGAACATCTCGGTGTCACGAGCATCGAAAATCTAATGCTAGCGATCGTGCGCTATGTGCGCCATCTCGACATGACCGTGCACGCTATCCACATTAAAACGAAGCTCTGCCAGCTGGTGGAGGTGATGATGAAACGACGGGACGATCTTGCCTTCCGACAGGAGATGAAGTTCCGCAACAAGTTAGTGGAGTACCTGACCGATTGGGTCATGGGTACGTCTCATCAAATCGCACCGCCCGGTTCGGGTGATGTGACCGTTATTACGCGAGATCTCGACCAAGCGTGCATGGAAGCGGTGGCAGCGTTGCTGCGAGGTTTGCCGCTACAACCGGAAGAGTCCGATCGGGGTGATCTGATGGATGCGAAGAGCGCACTGTTCCTGAAGTACTTTACGCTCTTCATGAACCTGCTGAACGATTGCGTGGACGGTTCCGAGGCGGACAAGGATACGAACAATCCGCCACTTTTACCACCACGTCCACGAGTTGCGGCCGGAAAGCTAACAGCTCTCCGGAACGCAACGATCCAGGCCATGTCGAACTTGCTGAGCGCAAACATTGATTCTGGGCTGATGCATTCGATCGACTTGGGATACAATCCGGATCTGCAAACGCGAGCCGCATTCATGGAGGTGCTAACACAGATCCTGCAGCAAGGAACGGAGTTTGACACGCTCGCTGAGTCGGTGATGGCGGATCGATTCGAGCAGCTGGTGCAGCTGGTGACGATGATCAGTGACAAAGGTGAGCTGCCCATTGCGATGGCGCTGGCTTCGGTCGTTACCACCTCGCAGATGGACGAACTGGCTCGCGTATTGGTTACACTGTTCGACGCTAAACATCTCCTTTCGCCACTCCTGTGGAACATGTTTTATCGCGAGGTGGAAGTTTCCGACTGCATGCAAACGCTTTTCCGCGGGAACTCGCTCGGGAGCAAGATTATGGCGTTCTGTTTTAAGATTTACGGTGCGAGCTATTTGCAGGGGCTACTGGAACCGTTAATACGTCCGCTGCTTGACGAACCAACGAGCAGTTTCGAGGTGGATCCTGCTCGACTCGAGCCAAGTGAGGATATCGAAGAGAACCGCAAGAATCTGATCGCACTAACGCAGAAAGTGTTCGATGCGATTGTCAACTCGGCCGATCGCTTTCCGCCGCAGCTCCGGTCGATGTGCCACTGTTTGTACCAAGTACTGAGTAAGCGGTTCCCAAATTTGTTGCAGAATAACATCGGTGCCGTGGGTACGGTCATCTTTTTGCGCTTCATCAATCCAGCGATCGTTTCGCCTCAGGAGCTCGGCATCGTCGGTAAGCAGGTGCCAACTCAAATCAAACGGGGCCTAATGTTGATGTCGAAAATACTGCAAAACATCGCCAACCACGTCGAGTTCTCTAAGGAGCAGCATATGCTTTGCTTCAACGATTTTCTGCGCGCACATTTTGAAGCCGGCAGGCGGTTCTTCATCCAGATCGCGTCCGATTGCGAAACGGTCGATCAAACATCACACAGCATGAGCTTCATCTCGGATGCGAACGTGTTGGCGCTACATCGGTTACTTTGGTCGCACCAGGAACGCATCGGTGACTATCTATCGAGCAGCCGGGATCACAAAGCGGTCGGTAGGCGTCCGTTTGATAAGATGGCAACGCTGCTCGCTTATCTGGGTCCGCCGGAACACAAACCAGTGGATTCGCATCTGCTCTTCTCGTCCTACGCGCGCTGGAGCTCGATCGACATGTCGTCGACGAACTTCGAGGAGATTATGGTGAAGCACCAGATGCACGAGAAGGAAGAGTTCAAGACACTCAAGTCGATGAACATCTTCTACCAGGCCGGCACGAGCAAGGCAGGCAACCCGGTTTTCTATTACATCGCTCGCCGTTACAAGATCGGTGAAACGAATGGTGATCTGTTGATTTACCATGTGATCCTTACGCTGAAACCCTTCTGTCACTCACCGTTTGAGGTTGTAATCGATTTCACGCACACCTGCTCTGATAACCGCTTCCGCACCGAGTTCCTGCAGAAGTGGTTCTACGTGCTGCCGGAAGTGGCGTACGAGAATCTGTACGCGGCTTACATCTACAACTGCAACTCCTGGGTGAGGGAGTACACCAAATTTCACGATCGTATTCTGGCTCCACTGAAGGGCTGCCGGAAGTTGATATTCCTCGATTCACCGGCGAAGCTGAACGACGTGATCGATCCCGAGCAGCAGAAACTGCCCGGTGCAACACTCTCGCTTGACGAAGATTTGAAGGTGTTCAATAACGCACTCAAGCTGAGCCACAAGGACACGAAGGTTGCGATTAAGGTAGGCCCAACGGCACTGCAGATCACGTCGGCCGAAAAGACGAAAGTTTTGGCACACTCGGTCCTGCTGAACGATGTGTACTACGCGTCGGAAATCGAAGAAGTCTGCCTAGTGGATGACAACCAGTTTACGCTGTCGATCGCAAACGAAAGCTCACAGCTCAGCTTCATCCACAACGACTGCGACAACATCGTGCAGGCGATCATCCACATTCGCAACCGTTGGGAGCTGAGCCAGCCGGATTCGGTTACGGTGCATCAAAAAATTCGACCAAAGGACGTACCAGGAACCTTGCTTAACATGGCTCTGCTGAACTTGGGATCGTCTGATCCGAACCTACGAACAGCGGCCTACAACCAGCTGTGTGCGCTAACGGCCACGTTCGATTTGAAGATCGAGGGTCAACTGCTGGAGACGCAGGGTCTTTGCATTCCATCAAACAACACGATCTTCATCAAGTCTGTCAGCGAAACATTGGCCACTAACGAGCCGCATCTGACGCTCGAGTTTCTGGAGGAGTGCATCCAGGGTTTCCAGCGCAGTACCATCGAGCTGAAGCATTTGTGTCTCGAGTACATGACACCGTGGCTGGCCAATCTGGTGCGCTTCTGCAAACCGTCGGATGAGGGTAAACGGCAGAAGCAGGTGGCGCTGATCCTCGAGAAACTGATCAATCTTACGATCGAACAGAAGGAGATGTACCCATCGATACAGGCAAAGATATGGGGCTCGATCGGTCAGATACCGGAGCTGATCGACATGGTGCTGGACAACTTCATACACAAATCCGTCAGCTCAGGGTTGGGATCGCCGCAGGTTGAAATCATGGCCGACACGGCCGTTGCGCTGGCATCCGCCAACGTGCAGCTGGTGGCGAAGAAGGTGATCGGGCGGTTGTGCCGTGTAATGGACAAAACGTGTCACTCTCCGACGCAGTATCTCGAACAGCACATGATGTGGGACGACATCGCCATCCTCGCGCGCTATCTGCTGATGTTGTCCTTCAACAACTGCCTCGACGTGGCACGTCACCTGCCGTACCTGTTCCACACGGTCACGTTTCTCGTATGCACCGGTTCGCTGTCGATGCGTGCCTCAACTCACGGGCTGGTGATCAACATCATCCACTCGCTCTGTACCTGCACAAAACCGTCCTTTTCGGAGGAAACCCAGCGTGTACTGCGTCTGTCACTGGACGAGTTCTCACTACCAAAGTTCTATCTGCTGTTTGGCATCAGCAAGGTAAAGTCGGCTGCTGTGACCGCTTTCCGATCGTCCTGTCGTCATCCAAACGATCGCTGGCTGGGTAACGAGCGTGTATCGCAGGCTCCACCGGCTGATCGCGAACGGCTTGCGTTGCCATCGCTTGAAGTGATCACTGAGGCGTTGCTGGAAATCATGGAAGCTTGCATGCGCGACATTCCCGACTGTGATTGGCTGCAGACGTGGACGTCGTTGGCGAAGAGTTTCGCCTTTTGCTTCAATCCTGCACTCCAACCCAGGGCACTGATCGTGTTTGGGTGTATCTCGAAGAGCATCACCGATCAGGACGTGAAGCAGCTGCTTCGGATCCTGGTCAAGGCGCTCGAGTCCTTTAACGATATTATCCTGCTAGAGGCGCTCGTGATGTGTCTCACGCGTCTGCAACCACTGCTGCGACCGGAATCACCCATCCATCGGGCACTGTTCTGGGTTGCCGTTAGTGTCCTGCAGCTCGACGAATCAACGCTGTACGCGGCCGGGTTGGCACTGCTCGAGCAGAATCTGCACACGCTCAACTCACAGCAGCTGTTCGACAACCAGAACATCGCCGATGTTATGATGGCCACCCGGGAACCACTTGAGTGGCACTTCAAGCAGCTTGACCATGCCGTGGGTTTGTCGTTTAAGTCAAACTTCCACTTCGCCCTCGTTGGACATTTGCTAAAAGGCTTCCGGCATCCCACGCCAACCACCGTATCACGCACGTCCCGTGTGCTGACTATGCTGCTTGGTATCATCGCGAAACCGCACCGACGCGACAAGTTTGAGGTGACCCCCGACAGTGTGGCCTATCTCACCG CGCTCGTCTGCTTCTCGGAGGAGGTACGCTCGCGGTGTCACGTCAAGCATGCCGTACCGAGATGGCCAGTCGAATCAGGAGCTTCCGGTGATTCagccagcggcagcagcagcgaccCATCGGCACCCAACTCGGCCGGTGGTGGACCACTGTCGGGTGGGTCGGGTTCGGCTGGATCGGGTGCATCCGGTGGCCATAGCGTGCGGCGTCAAAAGTCCTGGGATATGCTTGACCAGTCGGCCATCCAATACGCCCGGCAATCGCACAAAGTACAACAGCACCAG GAACCGGTGGTAATACGAGGAAAGTCATGGAGAAGCCTTGATTCGGCACACAATCCGCACCTGGGAATGATCAGCCATTCCTCTTTCGTTACTCACGGTACCACcccgaacaacaacaacaacaacaacatgatCAACATGAACAACAACACTTCCAACCCCACCAacaacatcaccaccacaGGCATGCCCAATCTCAACAACAGCTCCATCCTATCtaacatcagcagcaacactaACAATTGCTCCACCGCTAGTAGCCCGTTCGCGGCCAGTCCTGCTACTTCGGCCGGTGCTGGCGGTGCTATCGGCATCGGAGCATACCAGAGCCAGCGGAGCGATTTCCGGAATCGCCGCTCGTCCTCCGAACCGGTCAATCACGGTCAGATGGTGCTGATGAACCCGAACATTGCCAAACTGATCGCGCTCAATCAGGGCCACACGCCCGCGTACGGCTATTACGGCGGAGGTGCTGGCAGCAGTGCGATTGGAGTCGTTCACGGGACAGCAGctgttcagcagcagcagcttccggTGACTGGCTGCATCCTGCCACCGCCAGCATCTCCGCTGCCGTCGTCGGCATCCGGTGGGGTCGCAACGGACGAAGAGTCTCCGGAACCGGCCGGGGCCAAGCAGGGCGCAAAGGACGAAACCGAGAACTTTATCGTCGACTGCTTGCAAGACATATCATCGATCAAA attgcaCGAATGCTCTTCAAAACCCACCGATCCTTCTCCGTTCCAACGACCAAAGAACGCCTGGGTAAATCGACGCGGATTGCCAATCGCCAGAAG GAACGCGGCTCGCGCTCGTCGGTCTCGAACGAGTCCAACGTGCTGCTCGACCCAGAGGTCCTGCCCGATTCGTCCACGCAAGCGCTCGTCCTGACGGTGCTGGCCACGCTGGTGAAGTACACGACGGACGAGGCGGAAACACGCGTTCTCTACCAGTATCTAGCGGAAGGTTCGATTGTGTTCCCGAAGGTGTTCCCAGTGAT TCACTCGCTGCTGGATCAGAAGGTTAACAACGTGCTATCGGTGTCGAACGATCAGATCGTGCTTGCCTCGGTGCAGAGCATCATCCAGAACATGCTGGCCAGCGAGGATGCAAGTCAGCAACCGCTGCACTTCCTGCAAAGCTGTGGCTTCGGGGGACTTTGGCGCTTTGCCGGGCCGTTTACCAAG TACAACATGATGGTCGAGTCGTCGGAGCTGTTCGTGAACTTCCTCGAGGCGATGGTCGAAACGTGCCTGCCGGTTGAGGAGAACACCCCGATGCCACCGTCACCCCGGCCGTACAACCTCAGCTCCAGCCTGAGCAGCCTGACGCTCGGTTCGCCAACCGATAAAG CATTCTCATCAGAATCCCTAGATCACGATGGCTTTAGTGGGAGCGTTAGCTCTTTGCGGCGAGCGTCCTGCAGCAAGGCCCGGACAGGCACAAAGCATCGTTTCATAGACAGTCCGACACATAATATCTAG
- the LOC128720458 gene encoding uncharacterized protein LOC128720458 produces the protein MMDISGPPRGGYRGRGGPPRGGYSDRGSSPFPFRGRGRGGGPPMGPRMGMGGGGPPMMRVRGGMMRGGGPPRGMGGPPRGGGPPMSRGGPYGGGGRPMGSRSGYGGPPSSVSNGSGPPASIAAVENGDGGKAADTNGTAKAVSTTSGGSGAGQGGAGGSGNAGSGAPQSGATGGSDAEHMSPKQSIKTADSSSLAVASQESSIQSTYHSSPRGMSRGRGGFMSRGMSRGRGGGGGGYGGDYGGPKPFRGGMGGGRGRGGGGGGYGGGGGGGGGGGGYGGGGPSGGGYGGGGGGMGGGGGGGGGYGNAPPSSYNPMGGYGQNNGGPGGGGYGQGPPPPRQFDSRQPSNPSSVPPINKRGGIPGVGGPPGPKRGRYDAGPPSRALPPKAMPPHHGSAAPVPSYSAPPQQMPNHGGYSDPNAHAPQMEHQYTHTASANTGGYGNTAAQQTGYASNGYSQGSYGTTTMASTGYPSTGTEYDTTHYDYSNTATYDTRYQSGYTQDYSQPYGTTTDYSAVSTDTYASQQYDDRSTAYSGYDAQAYSQGYAKTDQYAHSGYY, from the exons ATGATGGATATATCTGGTCCTCCTAGGGGAGGATACCGTGGCCGAGGAGGCCCACCGCGAGGTGGATACAGTGACCGGGGCAG TTCACCATTTCCGTTCAGAGGCCGTGGTCGTGGAGGAGGGCCACCGATGGGTCCGCGGATGGGCATGGGAGGTGGGGGACCACCGATGATGCGAGTGCGAGGAGGCATGATGCGCGGGGGCGGTCCACCACGCGGTATGGGTGGTCCGCCACGAGGAGGCGGTCCTCCAATGTCTCGCGGGGGTCCTTACGGTGGGGGCGGTCGGCCGATGGGAAGCCGTTCCGGGTACGGTGGTCCGCCGTCCTCAGTGTCGAACGGATCGGGACCACCAGCTTCGATTGCAGCCGTAGAAAACGGTGACGGCGGAAAAGCGGCAGACACAAACGGCACTGCGAAAGCCGTCTCGACAACCTCGGGAGGATCGGGTGCAGGTCAgggtggtgccggtggctcCGGAAATGCAGGATCTGGAGCTCCACAAAGTGGCGCTACCGGTGGATCCGATGCAGAGCATATGTCACCAAAACAGTCGATTAAAACTGCCGACTCGAGTAGCCTCGCCGTGGCATCTCAGGAGTCCTCGATTCAATCGACGTACCATTCGTCACCTCGTGGCATGTCTCGCGGACGGGGCGGATTTATGTCCCGCGGAATGAGTCGCGGCCGTGGAGGCGGGGGAGGTGGATACGGGGGCGATTACGGTGGGCCGAAACCGTTCCGCGGTGGAATGGGTGGTGGTCGTGGACGaggtggcggcggtggaggttatggcggtggcggcggcggcggtggtggtggcggaggatACGGCGGAGGTGGTCCGTCAGGTGGTGGTTATGGCGGGGGTGGTGGAGGCAtgggaggaggaggtggtggtggcggaggatATGGCAATGCACCTCCTTCATCTTACAATCCGATGGGAGGGTACGGACAAAATAACGGCGGTCCCGGAGGCGGTGGATACGGTCAAGGTCCTCCGCCACCGCGCCAGTTCGACTCTCGTCAACCCTCGAACCCGTCTTCTGTGCCACCGATTAACAAACGTGGAGGAATACCGGGTGTTGGCGGACCGCCAGGTCCAAAACGTGGCCGCTACGATGCCGGCCCGCCTAGCCGAGCCCTGCCCCCAAAAGCGATGCCTCCGCATCACGGTTCGGCGGCTCCCGTTCCCTCGTACAGCGCTCCCCCGCAGCAGATGCCCAACCACGGTGGCTACAGCGACCCGAATGCGCATGCCCCTCAGATGGAGCATcagtacacacacacggcctCGGCTAATACGGGCGGGTACGGCAACACGGCCGCACAACAAACTGGTTACGCGAGCAATGGCTACAGCCAAGGCTCTTACGGCACGACAACGATGGCCAGCACTGGCTATCCCAGCACCGGCACGGAGTACGATACTACGCACTACGACTATAG CAACACCGCGACGTACGACACGCGTTATCAATCTGGCTATACGCAGGATTACAGTCAACCGTACGGTACTACCACGGATTATAGTGCTGTGTCGACGGATACATACGCCAGTCAGCAGTATGACGATCGATCCACAGCATACAGTGGCTATG ACGCGCAAGCGTATTCGCAGGGCTACGCCAAAACCGATCAATACGCGCACAGCGGTTACTATTGA